ACTTCATAGGATGTGGCTCCATAGTCAGCATTTGGAACTCCAAAGCAAGAGATAGGCCAGAGTTTGCTGCTTCCTCTGATTCCTAGCACCGAAGGTGAGAGACACGAGGTAATGGGACGCAGATGCGCATACCATGTGGGGGCGGAAGAGTCGTGGTAGCTCGAGCAACGTAACAGCGGCTGTAAAGTAGGAGGGCGAAGCAGTGAATGATAGACACGTTGTGTTGCCATGGGAGAACAGCCAACAACAGAAAGGGCATATTCAACATCCTCATGCCCCTTCGTTTCCATTGGTCGGAACATTAGCTGGAATAGATAAGTGAATTCCAAATGCCGTACACCAACAACATGGCGTTGGGAAACAAACAGAGAGCTTGTTGGAAGATTAGTGTATGTCTTTGATGCTACATATAATGAATTCGTAGTAGACATTCCGAGGGAGCACCACTACGGAGCAAAGGACGTACAGTAGTGTACATGAATCAGAAACCAATTGCGACTCGTTATAGAGCAGGTAATGTGCTTATATGTCATCATCACTAATAGTCAAAGTAGCATAACAGCACAATATCTAGAAAAGGGGTCTTGCTGAAGCTCCTTTAAGCATCTCCATTTTAAGACTCAGACCTAGAAGGACGAACATGGGATTTGCTCGTACAACTTGGCGTTGAATGGCGTTAAAATCAATGGACGGGTCACTGAAGTGTGCTCTACCGTCACTCAGCCCCAAGGCACTTCAAAGAGTTTTTGAGTTCCTTGATAGCTGTGTTGACATCATCAAAAGTCAAGGCAGACACAGCCCAACGGGCGTGCTTCTGAGCAAGAGCAATGGAATTATCATCAACTGCTTGTGAATTCACATAGCCAGATGAGGACGCTGTAGGAGTTATGGTTGTAGGTGTCTGGACGGGCTGGGGTGTTGGGTGTGGCATTACAGGAGCAGCCGCTGGAGATCGCACaggttgatgatgaggtgTGGCCCTAGGTTGGCTGTAGAAAGAACTAGGATCGCGAGAGGCAGCTGGTGGACTCGAAGGAGGCATTGCCGATGGTGGAGGAAAGGATTGAAAAGCGTCAGAAGCACCTGGAGATTGATGGGTGCCAACGCTTGTAGGCGTATCTGGAAGATTAGGGACTGAGGTCGAAGATGACGTGAGTGTCGCAGGTGCTGAAGGGAGGTTCAGCGGTGCACGTTGCTCCGCGTCAAGGTCCATATCTTGAGTTGGACTACGTGCGGCATCATGCGATGCAGTAGGTACTTCGGTGAATCCAGTTGGGGGCTGCGGTAAAGAGGGAGATGGTCCTGAAGGATGCGTAGAATCCTCGGGGACGTCCTCTACAGACGGCTGTCTCGATTGTGTGGGCAGCGATCCGACAATTGCCTGAACCTCAGGATCACCTTTCTGCACATCCAAGCTATCTCCCTCTatttcatcttcgtctttcaTAACTGGGTTCGACTCGTTCGGGTCCTCGCCAGCCCTGATTGCCTTTGCAATCCTCACTGCATGATACTTGGCGAACTTGATTTTCGCAGCGGTCTCCGGCTCAAGACGATTCCATATCTGACAGAGTTCAAGAAACGTGGCAGCTGCTTGGAATGTATCAGCAGTTTGCCTGCGACAAATTAGTTTTATCCTCAAAAGATAGGGGAAGGGCAACGAACTTCGTCACCTTATTAGCCCTCATGGTTGCCTCTGCACGCCCAAAGATCTCCAAACCAAACTGCTCCACGTACGCATTTGCCGCGACGGCATCCGTCACCGTTTCATTATCGGGGTTCTCATTTTTAAACTTAGAACGTCGAGATATTAGTCTTTGATCAACATCGGGGTTTAATCGGACATAGGTTGGTATACATTTTCCAGCTTATCCACGAGTTCAGTAGTGTATAGCTTCACTTCATCGTCAGAGGTGTGTAGACCTTTCTCAATAATCTGGTT
This Aspergillus flavus chromosome 1, complete sequence DNA region includes the following protein-coding sequences:
- a CDS encoding Vta1 like-domain-containing protein, with the protein product MATNIPAALKSADIGRFAVRAAQLERVKPVVAYWCNFWIVNQIIEKGLHTSDDEVKLYTTELVDKLENFKNENPDNETVTDAVAANAYVEQFGLEIFGRAEATMRANKVTKQTADTFQAAATFLELCQIWNRLEPETAAKIKFAKYHAVRIAKAIRAGEDPNESNPVMKDEDEIEGDSLDVQKGDPEVQAIVGSLPTQSRQPSVEDVPEDSTHPSGPSPSLPQPPTGFTEVPTASHDAARSPTQDMDLDAEQRAPLNLPSAPATLTSSSTSVPNLPDTPTSVGTHQSPGASDAFQSFPPPSAMPPSSPPAASRDPSSFYSQPRATPHHQPVRSPAAAPVMPHPTPQPVQTPTTITPTASSSGYVNSQAVDDNSIALAQKHARWAVSALTFDDVNTAIKELKNSLKCLGAE